aAAGGTATGATAGTGAATTATTTTCCAGAACCGCAAAGCTATGTCGATGGTGTCTGTCGAACGATGATGCTTTGGATGCTCTAACGAGCGGCGATGCCGGACAATATAAAGAACAAGAATATAGTCAAGAGGTATTAAAATTGTAGCAACAGGCATCTCACTTTGTTCCACAATAAAAACTTGTCTATGAAACTCTTACTTTTACAGATTGAATCCTCTCTTGGAGTCCCATCTGATTTGTGCTCAATGTGCGAAGCGCGCTTAAAAAAGATGGATCTGTTTCTTTGGCGATGtaatgaaaacaatgttttggtcgataaatttatcaaacagcAGAATACAGTGAAGAACGAAACAGAAATCCTTCAAGACCATCTTGACCACTCTGGCGAACAAATGGTTGGCTCACCACTGTCAATTGAAACCGAAGTTTTCTCACCGGACACAGGGAAGGATGTGCACTTGAATCAGAGATGTTGTACGGTTCATCAAACGAACAGGACTtatgaatgttgtggcaacCAACCattcgaagcagaagaaaacccaatTACAATCAAATTAGAGTATGTAGATGTCGATGAGCAGTATCGGCTGGGAACGAATGCTTTACTGGATCATGAACCGGACGACCTGCAAACAAATCCTTTAGAATTACTCGGTCAGGATCGAGAAGATCACTCTATATCAAAGAACATGTGTGCAGATGGCACAAAGTTGTCAATTAAAACTGAAGTTACCACATCGGATGAGACGACGGATTTGCACTGGAACCAGAAGAGTTGTACTGTTCGTCAAGCGAATAGGACAtatgaatgttgtggcaaactacctgatgatttattcgaggcagaggaaaatccaattgcaatcaaatcagagtacgaagaggacgatgagAAGCATCAGCTGCAAATGTCGCAAGAAACGCAAGTCGCAAGCCATCGCAAGAAACAAAAGCACCATTGCCCTCATTGTCCCGCAACATATCCAGCATTAAGTAAGTTAAAGATTCACATACGCTCTCACACTGGGGAAaggccataccagtgtaaagtaTGTGACAAAAGCTTCTATTCAACAAACAGTCTGACAGAACATTccaaaattcacaataaggaccaacaccatcagtgtcctcattgtaCATTAATGTTCGCACAGTTACATAGCCTAAAGGTTCATATCCGTACTCACACCGGTGAAAGACCATACCaatgtaaagtctgtgacaaagccttctaTGCATCAGGTCATATGAcagaacatttaaaaattcacaataaggacaaaCAGTATCAGTGTCCTTATTGCCCTTCAAAATTTGCCACTTCGTCAGGGTTGAACGTacacatccgcactcacaccggcgaaaggccataccagtgtaaagtaTGTGGCAATGCATTCAAGACTTCAGGCCATCTGGCAGAGCATTCGAAAATACACAATAAGGACCTACAGCATAAGTGCCCCTATTGTTCATCGAAGTTCGCGCAGACTACCAAATTGAAAGTCCACATCCGtactcacaccggcgaaaggccatacaagtgtaaaaTTTGTGACAAAGCTTTTCATTCATCTGGCAATCTGGCAgcacattcgaaaattcacaatgaGGACCAACAGTATCAGTGCCCCTATTGTTCATCAAAGTTCGCACAGTTTTACAAATTGAGAttccacatccgcactcacaccgacGAAAatccatacaagtgtaaattctgtgacaaagcgttcacGAAATCAACCAATTTGGCACAACACTCCAAAATTCACAAGAAGGATAAACCTTATTAAACTTCACTGTCCATTCAAGTTTGCGTTTGTATAAGATTGAATTTTGCATGTTTACTGAATCAACGCAATAAAATTATTCTGGAACAAATTGTACTGTGgataaaataagaaatcttTAATATCAGCCTCATGTGTCCTCCAGTTTAActttagaagaacggaccacGCTGCTCAGACAGTATCTCCATCAGAAACGCTACCTACCGGAGCATTTCTTGCCTTTTTCCTTTTAGTGTTTCCGGTTTATGGAGGACCGTAGACCTACTTCACCAACAGTGGAAGCCTCGGACGGTAGATGTCAACCTCCGTTGTatatcaataaataaacgaacTATTGTGTTTGAATACATATAAAAATCATTATATTCTGTATCGATAAATGTCGATTCAATGAGGCgataaaaaactgaaaaaaattcaattgtttcgatttcaatcaTAAAGAACGATTTTATTGTTAGATTTTCAGTATTAagagaataataaattaatcgtAGGAATAAGAATTattgaataataattattgaaaaaaaatgccCGTTTTGCGGTAACGACCTGTTTTCTGACCACTAAGCGTTTTGAAAATACTTACTTGAAACCGATTTCGATCGGTGCTGTGCAGTGGAGCCCAACAGAGAAACAAATATAGATCGACGCACTTCGGTGCAATATTTTGTGTTAacatttatatgttttctGCTTGGTTTTATTCGCCTCAATCTCGTTTCGTCTTTTCTCTTCCTCGGGTTCGTTTATCGATTTCCTCGTGTTTAAGATCTACACTGCGCCTTCGTTGAACAACGCAAACTAGCACCCCTTACCTTTCGGCACAGTTCACTTCTCGCGGATTtgtgctcgtttttttttctgctttgaattcttttgttatgttttgcgtttgtttttacCTTTCTCTTTCAAATATAACgttagtttcttttttttcgctctgtTTCGCCTTTGCTAGAGTAAGATGTTTGCTTTAAAATgggctttgttttattatttgttttatccATTATCTATTGAATACCTAGCCTTTATtttggaattttgtttgtttttgagtgtgtgtgtgtgtgtgtgtgtgtgagtgtgtgtttgtatgtgtgtgtgtgtttggcgtTGCGCATGTTTCTTACATTAAAGTTTACTCCAATTTTTCTTACGTTTATTTGCTGCAAAGGTGTGTCTTGATTTATCTCGCGATCCTGCAGAGGAGAAAAGTTCCGTGTTTAACATGGTTTTGCTGGTTGCTACTACCATGTGTGctattacatttttattcatgTTCCATAAGTTAGACTTGATAGTTAGGTTGTTGCTTTCGTTTAAATGTTCCATTACACGaacgtttgtttatttagtttCCCGTTATCGTTTGTCCACTCTATGCTTAGCACCCTACGTTTGGATGGCTCATGTTCCTTCAGCACTAtcagtttcatttttctttttcaaatgCTGCATATCGCTAAACAGACTTCAGCTCTGCTGAAGTAAACAGGGCTGAGTTGTTTGAACGTTTTCCCAACATGATGGCAAAGACAGCTGATTAGGAAaagcaaatagaaaacaaaaggGATATATCGTCGTTCTAATATCGGTTGTCAATAGTCGGGTTCGTTCTGTGCGGAAAAAGAGACTTTTTATGTTATGGCTCGAAACAGTACATCAAACCGAAAAATACAGACAAAAATACGGTCTCGGTAGTGCAGCGTAGTACGGTAGCTGCGATTAATAATGAACCACTAGGTTCTGGGTTCACTGTTGACTGCTTACTATCTTCCGTACGTACGTTTGGTTGTAACCTATTGTGTAGTATCCGTTTTCccttcgggtttcgggcgtCACTGTCATGGGCTGTCTTTGGAAACTATTTGAAATGGGAGCCCTTCAATGTAGCGAGGCGTCGAATGTTTGGAAGTTCGGAATGCTCCGTTATGGAAAAGCTGGAAACCTAGCCATAACCTCTGGTCTGATGCTACCCAAATGATGACACAATTCTTTCGAATACATGCACGTGAATCGGTGGAAATTTCATATGACTGACGTACAAACCTaacaacaattgtttgctacTTTAACATATGTACTGGAATGGCGCTTTCAGCAATAGTTGAGAGCGTTTCATTTTGAGATACCATCTTCCTTCGTACGCTGCAATCTCGAAACTAAGCTACCGCTTCATTTGCTTCTTTTGCCTTGCATCTCGTGGACCTGGTTGACAGGATCCCGACAGGACCTCTGACTATCTCTGGCTACATGGTAAAAGCAAATGATAGTTTTGCCTGATACCGTCAGCATCACTTCCAAAGACAAGCAGGTGGTAAAGCAGAGGTTTCGAAAACACGTTCACGGGGCGCTATTTCTGTCTACATCCAATGCATGCAGTATTGTACTCCTTGGTTGATGATAACCACCAATGGCGGCAGTTTGCACTGTGCGTGGACACAGCAGTAACAAATATCACCAGCGTAGCCGAAACGTACAAAAAAACTGCCAATAAGTGACATGCGTTTATATAACCTATAATCTTAaggaataaattatttgtcGGTGCACTGCACTTTCAATGTAACGCCAAACGCAAACCAATCCCCAAAGAGGTACAGCTTTTATAACCTATAACCTTACAGAGTAAATTATTTGTCAATGCATCAAGATTTTAACGACTTCGATATTCTATAATATATCATTTCGATTCGAGTTAAGTGTTCGAACTTCAGTTGTGTTGTATATTTAGTGTATATCTATAACACCGTTAGTTCTGCGCTGCTCGCCCGGTGGATATTGCACCAGTCTGTTGCAGTAGTAACTTTCGGGATCCTAGGCGCAACGCTGCTCTGGCACACCTTTGGCACTCGTACGGTACTGCACAATCGGAAATCTTGAGTTCGAGTTCCCTATACTAAAGTAACACACTGTAAATGATTTCCTTGTCCTGTAGCTATCGCGCCTTGTGTCTTGCCTCTCTAACCCGTTCTGTGCTGCCCATCCAGAGACTACTCGGTTAACTcgcgcgaaccgaaccgcgggAACACCCAGTAGTTTAGTTGGCTTAGTTGGCAATTTGACGTCGACACACTTTGTGACAGTTTGTGAGTGGTATCTGTTTATCTGTGATTTCCGTGGTGCtcctcttcttcttgtttGGTTCGTGTTTTCTACGGCTCTagtgttttctttccctcgtACTGAAAGGCCCTAGCCCTAGCCAAGAATTCTGGTATGCAgtaaattgttatttttgtggttttgctttgTAAATGAATCGAAACACTTTCTCAACGACTTCAAATCTATATgtatatatgtgtgtgtgtgtgttcctcttttttctccctcCCTCTCCCATGCCCTCTATATATatccctctctgtctcgctctctctcttccccttTTTTATACTTGCTTCTGTCTATTTCGGTCTGATGTCGAACCCTAGCTTTTGGCGAACATCGGTGTCAGTGAAATAACAAGTAACCGATAcccagaaaaataataaaattacaaattgACAACCGTGGCTCAACGTTTCCGCGCGTTCTTGCTTCGCGTGCCGATGTCCACATTCTTCGATCTCCATCGCTCTACGCAGAACACTACAATAAATAAGCGCAATTGAGCCGCGGAGCTCACTGACATGGACAGGATCACGGATCTCTGGTCCGTGCACCACCTAACGCTTATGCACCCTGCAGCAAAACTTACCGacgtcgccgctgccggccaTAGCcggaacgaaaaaagcgacTTATGCGGTTATCAAACAAATGGATTGCGCACTTTTAAGCCTGCCCCGAATCAAACCTCCGATCAATTGGCACCGACTACACTACTACACAATTCAACAGTTACGGCCCGTAACTTCCGTTTGTGTAATCAATTCAACAAATAATGTATCTTTCCAAACATGTGTTTTTTGTCTTTCTgttacgtttgtttttaacATTTGGTGCCAGCTTGATCTTAACTTCTCCTCTTGCATGGAGTAACCTTCTATTTGTGCGCTACGTTGCTGACTGAACAGCTCTTCGCTATTACGTTTGTCAGGTGTTACTCCGGTGCGTCTTAACTTATCAAGTGCTTGCGTCTTCGGCGAACGAACACTTATATGAAACCGAAGTTACCGAAATGGTTCATGAGTTGAACCTGCTTCCTGTTGCAACGTGTGCCATTGTTGGCCAACCGTTTACCCTGCCACTGAACAACAACGTGCCAAAGTTTACGTCCTTTAAATTTAACGAAgacagaaataaaaaccgtCTCGTGCCTATGCAGGGATCCGCCTGCCCATTTTAGctcgtttcctttcgttcgatACAAAATTCCTTCAACGATATTATAGCTAGTCTTTGCTACTGCTAACCATCGGAGAACCGAGCGGATGATTTACCATTGTTCTGGTCCATTCCTAATATACTGTTTTCAATTGGCTAATCTTTGCGTATTCCAACACGAAATAAAGTACGGAATCAATATAAGAGGAAACCAGGTGGTGTGTTGATCGAAACGGAGTGTAACAACGCTAACAACAATTTAACAAACACTATCATCATTTGCCCGTTTCTGTCGTTTTGTAGTCTGATTCCTGTCTAACTGGGAAACGTTCTCCACGTTCAAGATATCGTTTTGTTAACTCAACCCTCGTCCATCGCGTTGCCGCTGTACGTATCGTTCTTTAAACCTCGCCTATATAAACAGCTCGCCAGCTTCTTTCTAgaattgattttccattttcttatcTAATACACGCTCAATTCGGTTTGCTTACTTAAAGGGCTGTGCTTTCTCGTATATGAatggtttgccattttttactCGACGTAGTTGGGTATGGTTGCTTGGTTTTAAtcaactgtttttttttgtcttttttcatcttctttcTTTGTAGTTTTGCACAACATCCAACTGTTAACCATTTTCTTGCCGCTAAGTTACTGCAGTTCATTGCTAATTTcactattgttttttttttcattaattcaattgttAACACgcacatttcaatttttgttaGTCtgcttgttgtttttgttaccaTTCGTGTGTAAACTGTGTTCTCTATGAGTATGAgtctgttctgttttttttttgttcacgaCCTTATAATAAATAGTAACCATAGGtaataatgatattttaatCAAACTTTGAACCATTACAACAATCACTGGCAACAGCTTTATGTTTTAATCTGACAAATGTTGCCTCTAACTGTTCGTCAGCGGCATAAATATGGCACTAAATATGCACGCAAGACTTTCGCATACCAGCATCGTACGCTACGCATGACGCTTTCCCACCATCGCATCCCAGCGCACGGCCAAGTTCGTCCCAACATATCTATGGCAACGTATACGATCAGGACAGAAATTAAAACCATTACGAAGCATTTCATGCGATGTCACTGAGGTTCTGAAAATTAATTGTTCTGATCGAGTAGATCGTTAAAGCGTTTAGCGagcatcggaacggaactcaGATGCATTACAGGATGGTGGGTGGTCGAAACTGTCTGCCCACTGTACAGCAACTGTACGACGACTCGCGACACCCGTGTATCAGGATTGCGGAACTatatgtttggtttttttgtgtgtttttttttaatgttttgcatgCATGCACTGCcttgtgttttcatttttgatttcagttacgttttatttaaatgtgtCTACTCTCTTGCCCTTGCCTCTCATTTACTTCTCTCTTACCGTTTTTGTGGTGATTTATTattagtattattattataccattatattattattattatattatgttgttattattattattattattattattattattagttcattattattatttcatctTGTTTTTGAATGTCATTAAATTGTgtgctttgtttattttgtttgatttgtttgtatGTATGCGaacttttttcattcaaaaagcTTCTCTTGacatatacacacacacacacacatacattcGTACTTGGGATCAGTTTCTATCGGCTTACTATAATAATCACTTACGACACGCTATGATTTAAGTTATATTATTTCCCCGCAAATATTACCCCATCACCCTCGTTCACTGTTACAATTAGgccatcgtttgttttgttcttaaataattttatgcaCAAGTGAAAAAGTGAGTATTTACGTGTGGTTGTTTCGGGTGTgagaagttttttttcttttcctgttttgttcAACGCTTATTTTTCTCTCACATTCTCTGGTTTAGTTTTGtgctttttggtttggtttgctgtttttttaCGTTACGTGCTGCATCGATTGAAATCTTTCTTTAacgggttttgctttttcgtttcactctTTTCGCTCTACCTTCCACTTGCCAACACCGAACACGCCATACAGTGATTGAATAAGCAATtgtgtttagtgtttttttttcttctttttctttttcgttttaagGTTTTGCTTATTACA
Above is a genomic segment from Anopheles bellator chromosome X, idAnoBellAS_SP24_06.2, whole genome shotgun sequence containing:
- the LOC131213331 gene encoding zinc finger protein ZFP2-like isoform X1, with the protein product MVLSKLVLVFERYDSELFSRTAKLCRWCLSNDDALDALTSGDAGQYKEQEYSQEIESSLGVPSDLCSMCEARLKKMDLFLWRCNENNVLVDKFIKQQNTVKNETEILQDHLDHSGEQMVGSPLSIETEVFSPDTGKDVHLNQRCCTVHQTNRTYECCGNQPFEAEENPITIKLEYVDVDEQYRLGTNALLDHEPDDLQTNPLELLGQDREDHSISKNMCADGTKLSIKTEVTTSDETTDLHWNQKSCTVRQANRTYECCGKLPDDLFEAEENPIAIKSEYEEDDEKHQLQMSQETQVASHRKKQKHHCPHCPATYPALSKLKIHIRSHTGERPYQCKVCDKSFYSTNSLTEHSKIHNKDQHHQCPHCTLMFAQLHSLKVHIRTHTGERPYQCKVCDKAFYASGHMTEHLKIHNKDKQYQCPYCPSKFATSSGLNVHIRTHTGERPYQCKVCGNAFKTSGHLAEHSKIHNKDLQHKCPYCSSKFAQTTKLKVHIRTHTGERPYKCKICDKAFHSSGNLAAHSKIHNEDQQYQCPYCSSKFAQFYKLRFHIRTHTDENPYKCKFCDKAFTKSTNLAQHSKIHKKDKPY
- the LOC131213331 gene encoding zinc finger protein 260-like isoform X2: MVLSKLVLVFERYDSELFSRTAKLCRWCLSNDDALDALTSGDAGQYKEQEYSQEIESSLGVPSDLCSMCEARLKKMDLFLWRCNENNVLVDKFIKQQNTVKNETEILQDHLDHSGEQMVGSPLSIETEVFSPDTGKDVHLNQRCCTVHQTNRTYECCGNQPFEAEENPITIKLEYVDVDEQYRLGTNALLDHEPDDLQTNPLELLGQDREDHSISKNMCADGTKLSIKTEVTTSDETTDLHWNQKSCTVRQANRTYECCGKLPDDLFEAEENPIAIKSEYEEDDEKHQLQMSQETQVASHRKKQKHHCPHCPATYPALSKLKIHIRSHTGERPYQCKVCDKSFYSTNSLTEHSKIHNKDQHHQCPHCTLMFAQLHSLKVHIRTHTGERPYQCKVCDKAFYASGLNVHIRTHTGERPYQCKVCGNAFKTSGHLAEHSKIHNKDLQHKCPYCSSKFAQTTKLKVHIRTHTGERPYKCKICDKAFHSSGNLAAHSKIHNEDQQYQCPYCSSKFAQFYKLRFHIRTHTDENPYKCKFCDKAFTKSTNLAQHSKIHKKDKPY
- the LOC131213331 gene encoding zinc finger protein OZF-like isoform X3, which codes for MCEARLKKMDLFLWRCNENNVLVDKFIKQQNTVKNETEILQDHLDHSGEQMVGSPLSIETEVFSPDTGKDVHLNQRCCTVHQTNRTYECCGNQPFEAEENPITIKLEYVDVDEQYRLGTNALLDHEPDDLQTNPLELLGQDREDHSISKNMCADGTKLSIKTEVTTSDETTDLHWNQKSCTVRQANRTYECCGKLPDDLFEAEENPIAIKSEYEEDDEKHQLQMSQETQVASHRKKQKHHCPHCPATYPALSKLKIHIRSHTGERPYQCKVCDKSFYSTNSLTEHSKIHNKDQHHQCPHCTLMFAQLHSLKVHIRTHTGERPYQCKVCDKAFYASGHMTEHLKIHNKDKQYQCPYCPSKFATSSGLNVHIRTHTGERPYQCKVCGNAFKTSGHLAEHSKIHNKDLQHKCPYCSSKFAQTTKLKVHIRTHTGERPYKCKICDKAFHSSGNLAAHSKIHNEDQQYQCPYCSSKFAQFYKLRFHIRTHTDENPYKCKFCDKAFTKSTNLAQHSKIHKKDKPY